The genomic segment TCGAGGAAATAAGGCCTCATCACAGGAAGTGATGAGCTAGTTCTAAGGGCCAGGAGGGCCCTTTGATTAGGAAGCTTTATTTCGGCGGAAATCGAGCTTTAGATGATTCGAAAAATTTCTCAAGAAGCGAAAAATTAGCTTTTTGCAGTTTAACCATTATATTACTTAAACACTATTTCTCCAAATTCATTAGGAAGCTATATAAGTTAGACCGTTACGGAAACAACCTATTATACAACGTAGGACAAAACTCAGGCCCTTTCCAGCTCAAGAATGCTCAAATATTTTTTCATAAACTTTTCACTCGGTAATGCTATCGCTTTTTGTATCTCCTCTATGCCATATTTCCTATTAATTGCATCAAATATAGCAAAACCTAGTCGATGTGTAAGTCTTGATCTTCCAAATCCTCTTTCTAAAAACTCATAAATACTATGTACTTTATTATGTTTTAAATCATCAACTAAAGATCTATATTCATTAAGCAACTTAAATATCATATCCTTATTACTCGATAAAAGATAGTCTTCTTGTATTGGGGTGCCACTATTAGGAAGTCTATTCTTTATCCTAAATTCTTCAGCAGCAAAAACTCCAGTTCCTTCATAATGTATGTAGTAATCTAAAAATTCCTTCATACTATAAAATGAGCCAATCTCGTTAAGCCCTCTTATTGGCCCGTGATATTTTTCATACATAACATGAGCTGTTTCATGAATAGTAGTAGAAATTAATTCTTTAAAGTTATTTAGGAATATTTCAGTATTCACGTTAATACAAACAGCCTTGTTTATTCCAATCCCGATATCATAGCCAATCACAGGATAAATAGTTATATCTTTAAACTCTGTTTTGGGAAACAAACATCTAATACTCTCTTGAACTTCTTTTAACCATTTCCCTTCTTTCTTTTTCATTAAATTAATAAGATTAAGTATCGCACCTCTGTTTTTGAAAAAATCCTTAAAACCAAATATTTCTTCACTCTTTTTATTGATTACTTTCTCTAACTTATGTAGACTAAAATCATTCTCGAACTTATTTGCATGAGCAGAAATTATCTTAAACGCAGTATTATGCTGAATGTCTTTAATAGCAGCTTGACCACTCAATATTTTAAAGAATTCTTCTATGTATGAATAATTAACTCTCATTTAATAACCCCCATTAGGTGTCCTATGTTGTATAATGTTCTGGGTGTTTCCGACGTGCCCGTACCATTAGACCTAACACAAAACTTGTTTTTCACATACTTACATAACCTCCTATAAGTTTTGCACCAGAGGGCATGTCCCATAGAACAACAGACATTAATATTTATGGTCATTTATTTTATTAGCCCAATAAAAGCGTAAACGCCCTATTACACTGTTTTGAGACTACTCATTAGAATTATTTTCAATACCAGAAAATGCTTTTTTCAAACTACAAACAATGCCTTTTGAACCAATTAGCAACCAAATACCAAATACTGTTTTAATGAAAAAAACTATTATTTCAGGAATCAAATCTATATAAGCACCTCTATATAATCCATGATGATATATAATTAACATTTTAATTCCATACTTAGCCATACCTGATATACCGATTATTAAGAAAACTACACCTACAATTGAAAATGATATTTGTTGAAATTTGTCAAAATCAAAACTGGAATTAAAAGCAATTTCGTTATCTTCTTTTACGATAAATTTTGAAATTTGTTCTGAGTAAAACCATAAAACAGATGAAAATAGTAAATAAATAACAACTGGCACCAAAGAAAATAAAATTTCCGGTATAGAATACATATCTGGTTGCTCTATTAAAGCTATAAATAATCCTGTCGACATATAAATATACATAATAACCCGAATAAAAAGATAAATTGAAAAAATTTTTAAAGCTATACATGAAAATTTCCTCATAACTAATACCTACCTTTAATCTTAATTTTTCGTCAAATTTTCCCTTTTTTAGAGAGATAAAAGCTTGACTTTTCCTTGCAGGGTCGAGATTTTCCTTAAAAAAGAAATCCCTCCCTCTGGATTAATAGGCAATAGTTGACCACCCCTAAACTTACTACACCCAGAATGGAGAGATTTGCAAGTTATGAGTCCCAACCACTACCTAATATCCTCTTAAATGATTAAACTGCAAAATTTCTTCTAAAACTAAAAATTGACCTTTTTATAGTAAAAATTATTCGAAAAATTAATTCGACATAAATAAATATATTTCCTTTGTAAAAGATATATTTTTTAAATTGATTTGGTTAATAACCACTTTCTTGAAATATATACACCTTAAGAAGTTACCCATCTGAAAAACCAACTCTGGTTCGCTTTCGCTATGTTATTTGATTAAACTACAAAAAGCTAATTTTGAACACTATATAAATTTTTCGTTTAACCATCAAAAAATAGCCTCATCACAATATCTGATAATAAATCAATCCATGGGGCGAAGACCCATGGATTACCCTGAAATCAAATCTAGATGGTTCGAAAAATTTTTAATGGAGCGAAAGTAAAATCATATTTTTATCATTTCCTATTCATAACTAAGAGCTTCAACTGGATCCAGCTTTGCTGCTCTACTGGCAGGATAAATACC from the Anoxybacter fermentans genome contains:
- a CDS encoding DUF5700 domain-containing putative Zn-dependent protease translates to MRVNYSYIEEFFKILSGQAAIKDIQHNTAFKIISAHANKFENDFSLHKLEKVINKKSEEIFGFKDFFKNRGAILNLINLMKKKEGKWLKEVQESIRCLFPKTEFKDITIYPVIGYDIGIGINKAVCINVNTEIFLNNFKELISTTIHETAHVMYEKYHGPIRGLNEIGSFYSMKEFLDYYIHYEGTGVFAAEEFRIKNRLPNSGTPIQEDYLLSSNKDMIFKLLNEYRSLVDDLKHNKVHSIYEFLERGFGRSRLTHRLGFAIFDAINRKYGIEEIQKAIALPSEKFMKKYLSILELERA